In Macadamia integrifolia cultivar HAES 741 chromosome 12, SCU_Mint_v3, whole genome shotgun sequence, the following are encoded in one genomic region:
- the LOC122057507 gene encoding protein FRIGIDA-ESSENTIAL 1-like produces MSSSSSESDDMPVTAEASEKDCDSGIENNDYDDGDGDVDEVDDVDDADKDKDGGREEAENEQGDDDSSQEIKSEGQDEDSRSGSSTPEKSESSLPADIHDMKGTLSDKKPPCDVQRVYDEAHNGGESYLSNSDPLGAHSTISLSEQKKVVGAETLMSNGSSKKDSNVVLNTGDDTKLMDIKEGENLKLSVSSLPTSQKRPRSLSTGADFEDRSKHHAIVCDFFARGWCIKGSSCRFLHQRDGTGKRDVPVANRKNELDMDAGLRQDMDASKFSSFPEPLASSVADSSSAKCQIPSERFLPRKHGENLRWHQFPEEQRFSSFHRGSPSPGILQEAGGSTSLPHRDLQKFSSTGDDLGLVSSFGDVTRENMGQSLHTDEFKHASPVVQGDFCKFDTRGRVWRSNCSDTEEFVGGSPLVRGRSVPDGRFISTASIISSSMCRGSSNPSVYDHTSSVFSSSTPFSSISISPSRHTDCPGGSFSFKGLDGDREYHASHSASWPRNSSSPFYSRSEADRLPLPGVPKDLSTSAGHKLQFSSSDWEPSVPFRPSFFFDPASLSFSGSQFDPRLDTIEPPSGGHKSFEVSSLSHGVGIQHMSYQQTSHDPGLTWLHGPEYNADEHSLSFNRQSHGSVEEKNIHSHGLHIAADETTGTFVADDQTKVSTPREGNNEGPGHGIVVDVANTKEISHDPNPRYQTDARHKNESQPGSGKFINEMDLPQNPRQKQHVDAQSKESKAFKIFHARLIEFVKELLKPYWLEGHLSKDAHKTIVKKAVDKVMGTLQPHQIPSTTEAINQYLSFSRSKISKLVEGYVDKYAKSSAAASG; encoded by the exons ATTCTAGTCAAGAAATCAAGTCTGAGGGGCAAGATGAGGACTCAAGGTCTGGTTCCTCCACTCCAGAGAAATCTGAATCAAGTCTACCTGCAGATATTCATGACATGAAAG GTACCCTGTCAGATAAGAAACCTCCTTGTGATGTTCAGAGAGTCTATGATGAAGCCCATAATGGTGGTGAATCTTATTTGAGTAACAGTGATCCCTTGGGTGCTCACAGCACCATATCCTTGTCCGAACAAAAGAAAGTTGTAGGTGCTGAGACCCTGATGAGTAATGGCTCCAGCAAGAAGGATTCTAATGTCGTCCTAAATACTGGGGATGATACAAAGCTAATGGATATCAAGGAAGGGGAGAACCTCAAACTAAGTGTGTCAAG TTTGCCTACTTCCCAGAAAAGGCCTAGAAGTTTGTCTACTGGTGCTGATTTTGAGGACCGAAGCAAGCACCATGCAATTGTTTGTGACTTTTTTGCTAGAGGTTGGTGTATAAAGGGGAGTTCTTGTAGGTTTCTGCATCAGCGAGATGGTACTGGTAAGAGAGATGTGCCTGTTGCAAATCGGAAAAATGAACTAGACATGGATGCAG GTTTGAGACAAGATATGGATgcatcaaaattttcttcttttcctgaACCATTGGCTTCTTCAGTCGCAGATAGTTCTTCAGCCAAGTGTCAGATCCCTTCAGAAAGATTCCTACCCAGGAAGCATGGAGAAAATCTTAGGTGGCATCAATTTCCTGAAGAGCAGAGGTTTTCTTCCTTCCATAGAGGCAGCCCATCTCCAGGCATACTACAGGAAGCTGGTGGGTCAACATCACTACCCCACCGTGACCTCCAGAAATTTTCTTCAACCGGAGATGATCTTGGTCTTGTCTCCTCTTTCGGGGATGTAACCAGGGAGAATATGGGTCAATCTTTGCATACAGATGAATTCAAGCATGCTTCACCTGTTGTTCAGGGTGATTTTTGTAAATTTGATACTCGTGGTAGGGTTTGGCGGTCCAATTGTTCTGATACAGAAGAATTTGTTGGAGGATCTCCTTTAGTAAGGGGTAGGTCGGTTCCTGATGGTAGATTCATTTCAACTGCCTCGATTATATCATCTAGTATGTGCAGAGGCAGTAGCAATCCCTCTGTTTATGATCATACATCATCAGTTTTCAGCTCCAGCACACCATTTTCTTCCATAAGCATATCACCGTCACGCCATACTGACTGTCCAGGAGGTTCATTCTCTTTTAAAGGTTTGGATGGTGATAGGGAATATCATGCTTCCCATTCTGCTTCCTGGCCTCGAAATTCCTCTTCACCATTCTACTCAAGATCGGAAGCAGACCGTTTGCCTCTACCTGGTGTTCCCAAGGATCTATCAACCTCTGCAGGACATAAACTACAATTTAGTTCAAGCGACTGGGAGCCATCTGTACCTTTTCGaccatcttttttctttgatCCTGCAAGTCTATCATTTTCTGGAAGCCAATTTGATCCCCGTCTTGATACCATTGAGCCACCTAGTGGAGGACATAAGTCCTTTGAAGTTTCTTCCTTAAGTCATGGGGTGGGTATCCAACATATGTCATATCAGCAGACAAGCCATGACCCTGGTTTAACTTGGCTGCATGGCCCAGAATATAATGCTGATGAACATTCACTTTCATTTAATCGGCAGTCTCATGGCAGTGTAGAGGAAAAGAATATTCATTCTCATGGCTTGCATATAGCTGCTGATGAGACTACTGGAACATTTGTAGCTGATGACCAAACTAAAGTTTCTACGCCTAGAGAAGGGAATAATGAGGGGCCTGGCCATGGGATTGTTGTAGATGTTGCAAATACAAAAGAGATCAGTCATGATCCTAACCCTAGATATCAAACAGATGCCAGACACAAAAACGAATCACAACCAGGTAGTGGTAAATTTATCAATGAAATGGATCTTCCTCAAAATCCCAGACAAAAGCAACATGTTGATGCACAAAGCAAGGAATCAAAAGCCTTTAAAATTTTCCATGCTCGTCTTATTGAGTTTGTGAAAGAATTGCTAAAACCATATTGGCTTGAGGGTCATCTGAGCAAGGATGCGCATAAAACTATTGTCAAAAAAGCAGTTGACAAGGTCATGGGGACATTACAGCCCCATCAAATTCCTAGTACAACAGAAGCAATTAACCAATACCTTTCTTTTTCCCGATCTAAAATTTCAAAGCTTGTTGAG GGTTATGTTGATAAATATGCCAAATCATCTGCTGCTGCCAGTGGCTGA